Genomic DNA from Rubripirellula tenax:
TTCTGAGGAATGTTGACGCTACCGAACTGTTTCATCTTTGCCTTACCCTTTTTCTGCTTCTCCAGCAACTTCTTCTTTCGTGTCACGTCGCCGCCATAGAGTTTTGCAGTCACGTCTTTGCGAAAGGGCGCGATCGTCGCACGCGCGATGATGGTTCCACCGATGGCACCCTGAATCGGAATCTTGAATTGGTGCCGAGGAATCGCTTCGGCCAGTTGTTCACAGTAGTGCAAGGCACGTGCTCGTGACTTGTCGCGGTGAACCAAGTACGCCAATGCATCGATCGGTTCCTTGTTGACCAGAATGTCAACTTTCACGATGTCCGTTTTGCGATATTCGATCGGCACGTAATCGAACGAACCGTAACCGCGAGTGATCATTTTCAGCTTGCCATAAAAATCGAACAGCACTTCGCCAAGTGGCATCTCGCTGGTCACTTCGACCCGTCCGGCCGACAAATAGTTCATCGTTTGGCTTTCGCTGCGATGATCGCGGCAAAGTTCCATCACAGGACCAACATACTCTTCCGGGGTAAGTATTTGGGCTTTGATATAGGGTTCGGAAGCTGAATCGATCGTCGACGGGTCCGGCCAATAGCTGGGGTTGTCCACGTCGATGACGGTTCCGTCCTTCAACGTCAATTTGTATTTGACCGAAGGCGCCGAGATCACCAAGCCGATGTCAAACTCGCGTTGCAAACGTTCTTGGATGACGTCCAGGTGCAATAGGCCAAGAAATCCACAGCGGAATCCGAAACCCAACGCAGCCGAACTGTCTTTTTCAAATGTCAACGCGGCATCGTTGATCGAAAGTTTTTCGAGAGCCTTGGTCAGGTCCTGGTATTCATCGGTGCTCATCGGGTAGACAGACGAGAACACAACCTGTCGGGCCGGTTGGTATCCCGGAATGGGCGCCGACGCTTTGCGATCGAGTAGCGTGATGGTGTCGCCGATCTCGATGTCTTGAACCGTCTTGACGCCCGCGACGATGTAGCCCACTTCACCCGCAGCCAGTTTTTCTTTCGGGTTCAGCTTGAATTGGTTGTAGCCGAGTTCATCGACGGTAAAGTCACGTTCGGTATGCATGAAGTGAATCACGTCGCGAGGCATCAGCGTACCGTCCATCACGCGGCACTGCAGAATCACTCCGCGATACTTGTCGAAGAATGCATCGAAGATCAGCGCTTTCAAAGGAGCTTCCGGATCGCCCTTGGGAGGCGGCAGGTGCTTCACGATCCCTTCAAGAACATCTTCGATACCCTGCCCCGTTTTCGCAGAAACCGGAATTGCCGCGAACGGATCGAGCCCCAAGTCGGCATCGATTTCTTCGCGCACGCGATCAACATCAGCAGCCGGCAAGTCAATTTTGTTGATGACGGGAAGCAGTTCAAGATCGTACTCGAGCGCCAAATAGAGGTTGGCGACTGTTTGAGCCTCAACGCCCTGTGACGCGTCGACCACCATCAACGCTCCCTCGCAAGCCATCAGTGAACGACGAACTTCGTGAGAGAAATCGACGTGTCCTGGCGTGTCGATCAAGTTCAGCTGATACGTCAGCCCGTCCTTTGCTGTATAGGACAGCGTCACCGTATTGCTTTTGATCGTTATCCCGCGCTCCCGCTCGATGTCCATCGAGTCGAGCATCTGGTCGTGAAATTCACGCAGCGTCACGCCTCCGCATGCTTGGATCAAACGGTCGGCTAGCGTCGATTTGCCGTGGTCGATGTGAGCGATGATGCAGAAGTTGCGAATGAGTTTCATGCGTGAGAACGTTGGGTTAGTCGCCGTCGCTAGCGGGCAAATGAGGGACGTCAAACCCAAAGTTTAGTGCAGAACCCGAGTTTCCAACAGGGAATCTGATTCCGTGCGACGGACGACCACGCATGGCGCACGCATCCGACCGTGCGTGCGATCTCGAAAACCCGATCGCGAAATGGTTTTTCGCCAATCAAGCCGCATCGGCTTTGTTGTTTTGTTTCCCTTTTCGCTTCGCATTCTTTTTCGCCTTCGGTCGCGGTAGAACGCTGGAATTCTTGGCCCACGATTCCCATTGGCCGCTCATTTCATCGACGCGGTCCGCCTGTTGCTGGGCCAAGTCGTTCTGCTCGGTACGGTCGACTGCCAAATTGAAAAGTTCCCACGGCTTACCGGCAAACCGAACCAGCTTCCAATCACCGGTACGAATCGCCGCGTTGCCTTCGTGTTCCCAATACAACGATCGCTTCGCAAATTCGCCTTTGCCTGTCAGCAGCGGACGCAAACT
This window encodes:
- the lepA gene encoding translation elongation factor 4, which produces MKLIRNFCIIAHIDHGKSTLADRLIQACGGVTLREFHDQMLDSMDIERERGITIKSNTVTLSYTAKDGLTYQLNLIDTPGHVDFSHEVRRSLMACEGALMVVDASQGVEAQTVANLYLALEYDLELLPVINKIDLPAADVDRVREEIDADLGLDPFAAIPVSAKTGQGIEDVLEGIVKHLPPPKGDPEAPLKALIFDAFFDKYRGVILQCRVMDGTLMPRDVIHFMHTERDFTVDELGYNQFKLNPKEKLAAGEVGYIVAGVKTVQDIEIGDTITLLDRKASAPIPGYQPARQVVFSSVYPMSTDEYQDLTKALEKLSINDAALTFEKDSSAALGFGFRCGFLGLLHLDVIQERLQREFDIGLVISAPSVKYKLTLKDGTVIDVDNPSYWPDPSTIDSASEPYIKAQILTPEEYVGPVMELCRDHRSESQTMNYLSAGRVEVTSEMPLGEVLFDFYGKLKMITRGYGSFDYVPIEYRKTDIVKVDILVNKEPIDALAYLVHRDKSRARALHYCEQLAEAIPRHQFKIPIQGAIGGTIIARATIAPFRKDVTAKLYGGDVTRKKKLLEKQKKGKAKMKQFGSVNIPQKAFVSVLRADKD